One window of Clarias gariepinus isolate MV-2021 ecotype Netherlands chromosome 21, CGAR_prim_01v2, whole genome shotgun sequence genomic DNA carries:
- the LOC128509140 gene encoding uncharacterized protein LOC128509140 — protein sequence MQSWSLLLCVLHFLTLTFTTIPTLATSVSVKLHQTATLPCKRDCPGLVKWMKFRSQDVLAQCDQTSCWSKIGYEMSYDQYLKGDFSLIIPSADYNKRNMYTCKCNDRGIDDVRLIIETLFSSDELILHENMVMDLPIPDPVEVVYKVIDSAGSYGEQICTVTKHTLKCKAGYRNRASLSTSKIILRDVQLSDSGSYTIRDTENNEVIHIYTLIVKEVQISPDEQQRSHWLVWFLLVLIVFIGAGFFLKSWHTKCLERIKQQQEMHLKHENEKCRKTFQQTPRENVSNEKMFVYKVHIIFLQTDEAQNKSDVSMCIK from the exons ATGCAGTCCTGGAGCCTTCTACTCTGTGTTCTGCACTTCCTCACCCTCACATTCACCACAA TACCTACACTGGCTACTTCAGTATCAGTAAAGCTTCATCAGACTGCTACACTCCCATGTAAACGTGATTGTCCTGGCTTGGTTAAGTGGATGAAGTTCCGAAGTCAAGATGTACTGGCTCAGTGTGATCAGACCTCATGTTGGTCAAAGATAGGATATGAAATGTCTTATGATCAGTACCTGAAGGGAGATTTCTCACTCATCATTCCTTCAGCTGATTACAATAAGAGGAACATGTACACGTGTAAGTGTAATGACCGTGGCATTGATGATGTGCGTCTCATCATCGAGA CTTTGTTTTCATCAGATGAGTTGATTCTTCATGAAAACATGGTGATGGATTTGCCCATACCAGATCCAGTGGAGGTGGTTTATAAAGTCATAGATTCAGCTGGTTCATACGGTGAACAGATTTGTACAGTgactaaacacacactaaaGTGTAAAGCTGGATACAGAAACAGAGCATCACTCAGTACCTCAAAAATCATACTAAGAGATGTACAGCTGAGTGACAGTGGAAGTTACACCATCCGTGACACAGAGAATAATGAAGTTAtccatatatatacactcattgTAAAAG agGTCCAGATAAGTCCTGATGAGCAGCAGCGCAGTCACTGGTTGGTGTGGTTTCTACTAGTGCTGATAGTATTTATTGGAGCAGGGTTCTTTCTGAAGTCTTGGCATACTAAATGTCTGGAACGTATAAAGCAGCAGCAGGAAATGCacttaaaacatgaaaatgaaaagtGTCGAAAAACATTTCAGCAGACGCCGAGGGAAAATGTAAGTaatgaaaaaatgtttgtttataaagTACACATTATATTCCTTCAGACAGATGAAGCTCAAAATAAGAGTGATGTCagtatgtgtataaaataa